A portion of the Oncorhynchus nerka isolate Pitt River linkage group LG27, Oner_Uvic_2.0, whole genome shotgun sequence genome contains these proteins:
- the LOC115110974 gene encoding transcription factor ATOH1: MDVISVEEWSKDAKESSKVQQSRMERGEQSEYPSSLALMDSSDPRAWLAPVQPAGTCAAHAEYLLHSPSSSMSPASGHSPNFRKSSKSPLKVRELCRLKGSVSTEDDRQRAPSKPGNGVQKQRRQAANARERRRMHGLNHAFDELRSVIPAFDDDKKLSKYDTLQMAQIYINALADLLQGPGVDSPKCDLLSAKESPRGSSSSTCRRGSGKGLPVQFNGIPFPFEDGSFSALMEQELRSPSGTPTSDLESRKDSPRSNRSDGEFSPHSHFSDSDEMQMELQSEDELSELKLPSHHSF, translated from the coding sequence atggatGTTATCAGTGTTGAGGAATGGAGTAAAGACGCGAAGGAGAGTAGCAAGGTGCAGCAGTCGAGAatggagaggggggagcagaGCGAGTACCCATCAAGTCTGGCACTCATGGACAGCAGTGACCCACGCGCCTGGCTGGCTCCCGTGCAGCCTGCTGGCACCTGCGCGGCACACGCCGAATACCTGCTGCACTCGCCCAGCTCCAGCATGTCCCCCGCATCCGGTCACAGCCCAAACTTTAGAAAAAGTTCCAAGAGCCCGCTCAAAGTGCGGGAGTTGTGTCGGCTCAAGGGTTCGGTGAGCACCGAGGATGACAGACAGAGAGCCCCATCCAAACCTGGCAACGGAGTCCAGAAGCAGAGGCGCCAGGCTGCCAATGCGCGGGAGAGAAGACGGATGCATGGACTGAACCATGCCTTTGACGAGCTGCGCAGTGTCATCCCTGCTTTCGACGACGACAAGAAGCTTTCCAAATACGATACCCTGCAGATGGCCCAAATCTACATCAACGCGCTGGCGGATCTGCTGCAGGGTCCCGGTGTTGACTCGCCAAAGTGTGACCTGTTGTCCGCCAAGGAGAGTCCCCGGGGATCCTCCTCATCCACCTGCCGAAGGGGCTCAGGCAAGGGGCTACCAGTCCAGTTTAACGGAATCCCATTCCCCTTCGAAGACGGCTCGTTCTCTGCTTTGATGGAGCAGGAGTTACGCTCTCCCTCGGGGACACCTACTTCCGACTTGGAGAGCAGAAAAGACTCCCCCCGGTCCAACCGCAGCGACGGAGAGTTCTCCCCGCACTCTCATTTCAGCGACTCAGATGAGATGCAGATGGAGCTCCAGAGTGAAGACGAACTATCTGAACTCAAACTTCCCAGCCATCACTCATTTTGA